The DNA sequence ACTTATTTAGTAGTCACTGATTCAGCCATGAAGGAAAACAAATGCGAAGTCCATAATGTTGTTTGAAACTTGTCTCAGGGTTGGGTTTTGTTTTGCAGGGTGGATAATATGGAGCAGAGTTTAGAGTCTGAATCCAGTCCTGCCCTCTCTCTGCCTAAAGAAGCAGTGCTTGGTAAGACATGATTACAAAGCATTATAGTTGTATTATACCGTATTATAGTTGCAGGGTTGGGAGAGAGTTCAGGAAATAATGggtgaaacaaacaaacaaatagataaataaataaataaaatgacagaaaataaatatttaaaagtgcaATCTGATTAGAAAAAGATTATTTTGAGTCTGGGATGAAGAATTGGTCTAAAGCATGATGATCCTGAGCTGGTCTGAGTGGCAGCGACAGTCTTGTAACAGTAATTCATTCAGGCTCAAATCTGAGTTTTTGAATGCACACGTCACACGCCAGCTCAGATACATCCTCATCCCGGAAAGTCGTACAGCCAAAGACCCTCCTCACACCTGAAAGTAATACAGCTAAAGGTTTGCCTCCGTATATCTGGTGCTGTCGTGTTTAGTGTGTAGAACACATTTTTGGATGCAGCATTTTGTTTATCTTCTTATTGAATGCATATTACCTGCATCTTCCACCCATCAGATTGATTCACACTGTCGAGGAGGACTCCATGAGCAACCCATGATTTGAAATGGTTGTACTTTGCATTAGCATCaaacaaatattaattcatatttgaactagaaataataataatagtaataattacaataatggCATTGAAACTGTTTACAgacacaaaatgaaatttaataagGAAAGCTAGAGCTCTGTTCTAATCCTATTGTGACTCAGGTGAGTGCTTTGTTAAATGCAGGCGCAGTTGAAGGTTAAAGCCGTTAAGCCAATTACATTAAAGACTCCTAGACAGCGCTGGTGTTCACTGTACTATTTAAATACGTGCTATAAGTGCCTCATTACAGTGATAAAGAATTTGACTTTTTCCGATTTAGATTGGATCTGGATTGTTTCTAAGATTTCTCAATTCGCTGtgtttaacaataaaaaaaattctcgaTTCACTGATACATATCCTTGGGTAGATATTTACATTTCGAGTATTTAAAATGAGgatgtttaaacaaaaatggtaaaatagTGTACGTGGTGTTCAGAAACATTTGACCTGATTTGTGTACTCTGGTTCTTTCTGATGTTTGTGACGTCCGTGGTATTGCAGGATAAAGCAGAGCGCTTCACTGCAGTAGGTGACGTGTAGATGGAGGTGGTGTGTAATTATAAGTCTGATGTCATTTCCCCCACACAGATAAGTTTTCAGCAAATATGGATATGGAGACGGACATCCTTTACCAAATAACCTGCGGAGACAGCAAGGCTGACCTGGTGTGGAAAAAATTCGTCTGCCCCGGCATCAACGTCAAATGCGTGCAGGTGAATGAGTCACGTGCTCACGTCACAACATGACATCACTTTAATGACACGAGCGGTTTCATACAGCAGGCTTTATGAGTGCCAGCAGGCTTTATGAGTGCAAGCTCACACACGTTTCAGTTTCACTCACTGAATAATTGTGCGCTCGGCCGCTGCTGATGTACGCTGAGCAGATTTCCGTTAGTTATTCGCATTAGCtgcagctgcttttttttttttttttttgctgtagcGAGTACGGCTTTGTATCTTGTTTTATATCAACACAAcactgaattctcgattctgattggtcagaaagtgttgattaattttctataacagcagtgatAACAATAACGCTGCTTTCCTTTGGGCTGCGTCACACCACtgcatcagtgattattttcctctaacagcacaccctcaAGTGGTTTATTACCTgcataataatgttataatcataataataatattaacaaaatgttaataaaacacttgaggatgtgctgttattggaaattaatcaactttagTAATAGTATCTACTTATAGTATAATGTTATAACataagtatattattattattattataaatattgttcTGACATGGTGGTGTGAGGTGGTTCGAGTTACAACcttgaggttgattattttcctatagcagcatgtcccgaagtgatTTATTCTTCTTAGACCGCAGTAATTTTCCAACAAATaccatttttattgttaaaaaaagaataaaggcGATAAAACCCTTTTAGGAAATTGTTCTGAAGCTCTAAAGTTCTAATTTGTCTAAAGCTCAGTAACTTCAAAATTAAGAATGAATAAAGTTTAAACTACAATTTCAAGACTGTAGACTGTAGAAAGTGGAAAAGATTGCTGTTAATATGATGCAAAACGTTTAAAACctacattttaacacaatatGGATGAAAAACTCTTTAATTgttccaataaataaatgttatggtACCTAATACGTGTATTGTtggattatattcataaaacaaaTCCATGCTGGTGttaaaaaactttttcacaATGAAGTTGGTTACTGTCTGCAAAAGTTAGCACACCCCACCTCAGATCTTTGTATaacattgattttatttttttaaataaaaatggtatAGAAGACATTACTTGCATTGGTGAAGATATCAGACTGAAATAAAGCATTTGAATTTCATTGTTACGAATTAAATCCCATCTCACACTTAATCCTGACCTAAGCACGAGCTGATGTATGCATTATTTCACTGAGAATAgcggatttatttattttttcggagatctgtaaatgtttttctgtcttgtgAGACCTGTAAAGCCTTTAAGAGAAGAAACAGTTCACTCTTAGTGTTTTGTTGATCGATCGCTCAGGAtaaataagacatttttttctagtTACATGATGATTTGTGCTGGATATTGACCTTGACCTTTGAAATTGCAATTTTGCATCATGCTATGGGACAAAGTGAAGCTCATAAACTGGTCTCATCACCTCTAATGCTTTATGTTCCAGTTCAACAATCACCTGATTAGTCCAAAGGAGTTTGTCTACCTGGCTGGAAAATCCACTCTGAAAGACTGGAAGAGAGCGATACGGCTCAACGGGACCATGTTAAGGTGTGTTACTCTGACGATAAAGCTGTAGCGTTGAGAAAATGGACTCGTTTATCTCCGTAGTGAGTTGATATTAACGtctgttactgtgtgtaaaACGTAGCACAGTCATGTGATCGCTGCTTTTAGATGTAGCTTCAACAGCAAAGAGACGGTTAATAAAGCGATAATTTTCACATTAACCCAAACGTGTTACCTGCTTATGTTTATAAAACATACACAACCAAATTAAATGTTTAGACTTTCTAGattgaatgtatatatttaattatcttAGACATTCTGAGTCTATTTCTAagacaaatgtaaatttataaataaagccCATGCataaaatgaatttgaaatctaaatgcatttttcatcactagttttgaattaaaatgaatttaggAAAAGCCTCCTAGGTGAAAGTCCCTCATGAAGCTGGTCGAGAAAGATGCTGAGAGTGTGCAAAGCTGCATCAGGAATACGGCTACGAATTCAAAATATTAAGTAGTtttgattagtttgtttattagtCACTGTACAATTCCATATTTGTTATTTGATAATATAGAAAACAGTAAAATTGAAGACCTTGTATGaccaggggtgcacaaactttttaACTAGTGTAGTGCaaattcaaatgtaaaaaaCCCACCAATTTCATGAATAAGCAACATAACACTTTAGGACAtgatgatgttataggaaattaatcaacggcgagttactgttactacatcagagttgattattttccaataacagcatcctgaaatgttttactcctcttataccacagcaatctgccaatgatgacctttttttttttttttttattaaaagaatgtTACAtaatactttttgtccatttatagttgcatttaatgttgggaatgtctgtgaaacaggttAGCTCCTGTGCTCActttatagcagatataaatagtcattctctcaccagcctcactctcactctcactctcaactttttctttctcccaaagttaataagacaaaaatgagaGCTTTTTATGTAACAAAGAAATCGCTACGCGTGTAGGagacctctgactgttacaaagcgctgacactgaagactcgcctcctcatagaaaacttcaccatgtcaacagttctatgtttttctgtcttaaaTAACGAGTCTgtgagatgttactatagaaacgatgacgtttaaacctgtgatttgcagctgcactactgtcagagccgctggtatagaaaatgaatcaagaccttctgaccaatcagattcagaaGAATGGTAAATAGTGAACAGTTTGAGGGAGGAAGGAGGAAGTTTCTAGATCCTAGTTAGGTACAGAATGCTAGTACTGCAATGTGTATTCTCCGTCCTCTCAGATGATTCTGATCCTGAAACTCATGCACTcgtgtttttttgcttttctctgaCTTTTGACCTGTTGATATTTTCTGTCCTGTAGGAAGATCATGGACTCTGGTGAGCTGGACTTCTACCAGCACTCGAAGTTGTGCTCCAACACGTGCCGCAGCACCAAGATTGACCTGGTGGGGACGCGAGCGTCTCTCAGCAGCCAGGCGTCCACCGAGACTGCACCGACTCCGTCTTCTACTGACGGTACCGCTCCACTACACACGTATCTGTGTTTCAGGAGTCACGCTGATGGCAAACCCTTTAACTGTTCTATACAGTTCTATAGAATTAATATAACACACAAGAAATATAATTGCACGCTTCTCCAGTtctgtaaatatacatcactctaTTTCAGTGATATGGCAtctgctctcacacactgttACAGTGTTTCATATATCCTGTAAACAATACAGTGaggcattaacattaacattaatattatttatgacGACTGCCTTGTACTGTGAATGTCATTGTTCACTGAAATATTGCTAATAGTGTATGTTTAATATGTAAACAGTAAATGGATCTACAGCCACGTTTACAACGGAAACCTCAGATGACAGCACTGAGTGGGTCACGGCTATAGGAGGTGAGGGAAATAACGAATGAAATACTGAAGTTAATCATTAGTTTTCCTCATGTGGTAAAGTTCTTTATCATTGTGCACATGAAGTACAGTGAAACTCATACTATTCTGATCGTATAAGGATACGCAATCTTTGTACAAATCACAGATGTGAGCGTGCCTTTAGTGTAATTAATGCATCTTCATCACACTTAAAAATCTATACATACcgcattttaatacaaactgattgaTTTGTTCTTTGTTATAAGCACTTGTTGTAGGACTTGTCATTAGGCTGATCATTATTAGTAGGttacatgaccataacatgtctGTAGGCTAGGAAGTCAGTAACGTACCAAAAACCCACAGAAAGCATCACTTCTCTGACCCTTCATTTTTAAACGtcgtctatattttattgttctgcattttaaaactTCAGTTTAGTTTCGATGAGAGacaataaaatagaaaagaGTGAGCGCCTCTTGGAGTGTCTCTGTACTGAAGAAAACACTCAAATCCTTTATCATCTTTATCATCTTTAGTTTTACCGTCATGTCAGTTCAGACAGGATGTATTTTATGTGTTGTTATTTCTACTTGTGGCATCGAAGGCATGAACATATTCATAAAATCTGGAACGCTTAATGAACTTTTTCTGTTGTCTGTCATTTTCATTATGAagtcaaaatagaaaaaaaatgatgagcATGAAAACAAGTTTTAGGCGACTTTGAGTAACTAATTCTGTCCCTTTTTTCAGCttaaaaaaatgctacagaTTTAGTTTGAGCTTCTGAACTGACTTAAGCTGAAACACAACTGAATAATGCATAAATGAGTGAAAacgggttttaaaaaaaaaacagccagttgacatgaaaaacaattttttggcccaaaaaaaaaaaaaatctgatcacAGTTTCTGTTTGTTCTCAGAGGACACCATGACATTCTGGAAAGGTCTGAAGGACGCCGGACTGCTGGAGGACATCGTGGAGGACCTGCAGAAAGAGATCGAGGAGATCCTCAAAGGCCTGGAGGAACGCATCCAAGAACCTCCGCtacaggtcaaaggtcagtggCTATATTCAGTATTGTAGGAACAGAAAGGTGGAGAAGAAACTTGCACAattgtgcatttattttgtctCGGGGTGTGACTGTATACAGGTGTGGTGTTATATTTATGGTGTTACGATATATACAGTGTCACAAAAGCTAAAAGTTGTTTTCAAGTGTGTTGTGCTTCTAATATATGCAACACAAAAACGGtttaaaactgataaaaaaacaTTGCTGCAAAGCAGTATTTCAAATAAAGGCTTAGAATAGTTAAATACATACACTGCCATGGGATTTCTCATTGCAAGTGTAAACTTGTAAGAAGATACAGTGATTAAATGAGAACTGTATTGTTGAATTATagttattttacagtatttctGCCTGTTGCATGCTtgatattcactgtgtgaggaaatcctTGCTAACTCTTTGTACcaccacatttttttaaaaaagattctTTCCCCAACATGGTCTTTGCAAGAAGAAATCCTGCAAAATTAAAGTGTAAATTAAAACctttccatgtcattttggtgaaatatattgaTGGTTTCTTTTAAAGTCGAGGTGTCGAAGTATGTAGGTAGAAACTACTGGCTGTTTTGCCAGAAATCCTTCACAGTGACATCCGACATGTTCTCCTCAGATCACTACAcgtttgtgtgttaatgtacgAGAGTCATGTTTCTCATTTATATAGATGCAGTTCTGCTCAACAATATTGTTCAGAACTTTGGGATGCTGGACCTGGTGAAGAAAGTGCTGGCCAGCCATAAGAGCGAAATGGATCGCTGCAGGGAACAGTACACTCAGAGCTTAGCAGGTGAGTGATGAGtgatttcagttcatttattaCGACCTGTCTGGGTAGGCTGCAGTTATAACGTGTGGCTGACGTCCCCAAGCAGTAGAGCCAGAGCAAAGCTGTAATTCTTGTATTTCAAAAACACCTAAGTTTAGGGGGGAGGCTTATGGCCCAAAATCCTCCAGGCTAGTTTAGactcagaggtgccaacatttacgaTTTAGCCACTGAATGTATGTGATTTCTGaacatatttaatttgtttggcTCCTGTAGCCCTGGAGCGCCAGTGTGACGAGCACCGCAAGCGCGCCAAGGAACTGAAGAGCAAATCCCAGCACCTTAACAACGTCCTCATGAACCTGACCCCTGTAGCCACGCCCCCAGCTCCCAAACGTCCCCGCCTCACCCGTGCCGTGTCCGGACCCGCCTCGGTGATGGCGCCACCTGCTCAGCCCACCCAGTTCACTCTGCCCATCACCCAGCTTACAGGCATCCCATTGGACAAAATCCTGTCAGCCGTGGGAGGCTCCGCCCCTAATCAGGCACCTTTTATAGGGAGCTACACTGTCCTGACATCTCCAGGAGGAGCAGAACTGCAGCCCGATTCGTCCAATCTCACCGTGCTGAGCTCGGATGTAGCAGGAGGCTCCGCCATCGTTAAAGTGCTCAGTCCATTTCAGCTGGTCACGCTGCCCACTCTGGGAACCGGAACCACGCTGCAGAACCTGGCAgcaccagcagggggcagcacCGTCGTGGCAGTGCCTGTTAGTACCACTACAGTGGAGACGCTGGGAGCTCAGGCAGATGAGACAGCAGAGGGGAACGCTGAACAGCAAAGCAAAGACAAGCAGTAGAGTCAATAAGACCTGGATGGAAATTTCCATTgatttttcaaagaaaaaaatataagaagTTTTTTAGTCTAAttagaaggtgtgtgtgtgtgtgtgtgtgtgtgtgtgtgtgtgtgtgcgcgcgctttTTTTTGATACGTTTCATGTCATGCACTGAAATCTTGCATTCCTTCAATCTCATGTTGGATTgctaaaactatttttatttttgttcccgtgctttagttatttatttttctagtcACATAACAGCAACCAGTCCAGGACGGCGAGGGTTAAAATGGCGAGGATAAAAACGCCACATCTTTTCACTCTAATAGTCATTCAGTGTCATAAAAAACTGAAAGCATTAACAAGTGCAGAACTCCCTTTAAGAAAATCTTACACTGAGTTCACGCAGAAACGTGAAAGATGAGCGTTCGCTTTCTACGTTTGTGCAAAACACAGAGTTATGATTTCAGCATCAGTGACATTCGAATTGAGATTTTCTCGATTCTTTGCAAAGTAGGTGCGACTtagtaaagcgacaaatccaaacaattggTTTGAATAAATCCTCACACCAAACCTATGGTGCATGTGATccgatgtttcttcagttccccactcacagctttagttcctacctgcaattagttcctgcaacaaatggaagaaaaacttacaaCCATGGTTtaatcttatcctgtcatatacgacctctcattaaatgtatatatgaaGAAAAGTCATGCTTGAAGTAGTGGAGATAATTGCCTCTTGtgcagttagcttgctttgctaatctgagaATGAAGCTAGTGCAAAGTCTAggatgtaacatgtaaatcaaccAATTTTCACGATGATTAGAGCACTATTGAATTTGTGGTTCTGAATCTGGTTAGCTTTACAATTTATATATAGCTTTACCTTTATCTCCGTTTATCTTTggaggtacaaaaaaaaaacaagcaacaaaCTACAAGCAACATGAGCCACTTGTCGCATGTTATTGTGAACGTACGGTTACTCAGTTCTTCGCTCCACCTCACTTGTGCAGTCGCTGTCATGAAACAAGTTCTTGGACCCCATCGAGCTCTGAACCCTCTGGGAAAAGCCGTTTCACCAGCGCTCCTGCATGAACACGCTCGGAGGAGAGCACTAATGACTTAAAAACTAGCTACCAGGCACAAAGTCCatacttatttaattaatgcTCTGTTGAAGGTACATTTCTGAATTTTACGTTGTTGGTTTATTtgagcagaagaaaaaaaaacctggggTTGATTTGGAGTGTTTATGGTATTCATGTGTAAATATGTTGCTGTACTGTTACTGTGAATGCTTTGTAGATTTTGTGTTACTGATCAGTGTTATTTCCTAGCTTTCCCCTGATAAAAGGAGTTCAAGAAAACCTGACGTGTTCTtagatgtgtttattttcaggGACGTGGCTGCAGCGTGCGTTTGCTCTTTGCCTCTTGGCTAAAACTTCTGGACTGGTTTTCCACTTTATTCCTGTTTATATCAAAAATCACAGAGCAGCAACAAAAagcatttccttttctttttcaatatattttactCTCAGCACATCTAAGATGAGGGTGTTAAGAAAGATGGCATTGACAGCAAAGGTgttgcatttttgttgtttggCAAATAAATCGATcgtacactcactggccactttaataggaacacctgtacacctgatcattcatgcagtttatttaaagttaatgtgcaaacatcagaatgaggggaaaaaaatgtgatctcagtgtctttgactgtggcatggttcagaaactgctgatctcgtggaattttcacacacaatagtctctagagtttacacagaatgatgcggaaaacaaaacacatgcagCGAGCGACAATTCTGCAGATGGAAACGGCTCGtcgatgagagaggtcagaggtgagCGTGTACGTTTTCTGTTCAAACTGCACTTTTATGTCTGACAGCacaaacacatctttttttttttttttttttcaaacagagTAGGAGTGAGTCTAGACTATCTGGTCTGTCTTTTGTGGCATGTATTAGTGGTCCACATTTCGCTGTAGAGctttatgaagtgtgtgtgatgtgagttATAGCATTATTTCACCTAAATGCCCAGAGGAAGATCTGCTGCAGTCATAAATAGAAGATGTACAAGGCACAGGATGAGAAAAGATTAGGAGGTGCTTTACACATCACCAGGCTCAGTCACTGTGTAGTAGAAATTCCTATAAATGGCGTGCGCATTTCCTGCATGCGTAGTAGCtataattaacaataatacGTGTAGGAAGGGTTCCGAACGCACGTTTCTCTCACACTTGACCAGTAGCATAATTTTAGCATAATTCATGTGTGTCCATGCTTTTatctctctgcgtgtgtgtgtctgtgtgtgtgggtgtgtgtgtatacactggtGCTTTTCTTGACACACACCCTTTAAAGCATTATGATCCGCTATTGATCATTTCCCACCTCCTTTCTTCAGGAGAACACAGAAGCAAGGTGTCATTTCTGTGCCGAAGCTTTATGAGCATCTCAGTAGGCACCTCAAGAACATCtcagaatatgaatatgaataaaaggTCGCTGTGGAGGTTAATTAGATCTACAGCACACAATTTTGCAGGTATGCAAAACAGGAATTTCGTTAGAACCTGATTAGCtaactgattctgattctgattactATTTTTACATTCAGGGCATTAAATCCAAGATGTCAGAAATGTTACAGTTAATGAAAGCACCCAGGAAAATAACATGGTCAACATCCTGACTCTTGGAGaataaaaggttaaatctagaactctTAAGGGGTCTTTGGTTGTCCTTTAGTGTTCTGTGTCGAATCCTACAATAAAATCTTTTCCTATTATAATTTAGGAAGCTTTGAATTCTTAACCATCAAGTGAATCTTTAAGAACAGTTTCTAAGAGTGTACTAATCCACTCTAATCATTTTGTAAGTagaatttatttgtgtgtgaatgtgtgtgtgcatcgtgTCCTGTTTTGGCCTGGCGTCCCATCCCCTcctcatgtccagtgttcccaggatggaCTTtggatccaccaccaccctgaccaggataaagctcttactgcaAATGAATGAAGGACCAAAATGAAGGACCCTGTTCATACATTTTGTTAAACCTAGAACcgttaagggttctttggttgtctgTCTGGGGAACCTACAATCTCCTATGTTGAATCctacaacaaaatgttttcctaTTACAAATGGTAGCGAATATACAAACATTTAGGAAGTGAtaaacccttaactatccaaagaaccatcGAAGAACTCTTCTTCTCTGAGAACGTGTTAATCAGTTATGACTGTTGAGAGTAGATtgtgtttatacatttttcatttgttttgcattttcattaGTTACATCTAAAtctcttaagggttctttggttgtcttAAAGGGAACCttaaaaggttctatgtagaagcctacaataaaatgttttttttttattacaaaaccATTTAGGAAGCAAGAACCTTTGACTATCCAATGAAGAAAAGTTTTTATCTGAGAATTTGCTGCTGTTAAGAGTAGactgtgtttatttcacatttgttAAATATAGAATCCTTGGGAGTTTTTTTGGCTGTCTTTGTGGGTGAACCCTTAAATATTTTATGAGAACCCTACAACAAGAGTGCGCTAATCCACTCAAATAagtctgtaatgttttttaTACTTCTTATACATGCGTTTATATATGTTGTACTTCTGTTGTTGAGCAGCAGCTGGCGACATTGAGCCACAAACTCACCTTAATCGTGCTCCGTCGTTTCTGAGAAgacaaaatgtgtttatttctttatttaacttACAGTTACGATCTTTGTCAATATCCTCTTAAGTGACACAAAGTCTGGCAAATCAAGGTCTCgccctttattgtcatttcaaaacAAGCATTAAAATACAGCACGCATCATATTTGTTTACATCGAACAGCAAAATGGCGGCGGCGTGTTACTACGCGCCTGCCGTAGAGAGCAGGTGGTACAGTGGATACGGGGTCCGAACGTTTAGCAGCAGATTTTTGGCTAGTACAACAGAAAGTCATGAGACTTCATGAGCCTGTATAAGTTcagctactgtttttttt is a window from the Pangasianodon hypophthalmus isolate fPanHyp1 chromosome 16, fPanHyp1.pri, whole genome shotgun sequence genome containing:
- the gmeb2 gene encoding glucocorticoid modulatory element-binding protein 2 isoform X1; the encoded protein is MAHKSTQYTSGVIVLLRMRGVLLRLTHFVNTKLTKLVPENVRGAAFKRKTVLVFSIMASTSEENVHVEEVVVVTTPDSSAQSPTVEDMKNMLETADLQQPEVDNMEQSLESESSPALSLPKEAVLDKFSANMDMETDILYQITCGDSKADLVWKKFVCPGINVKCVQFNNHLISPKEFVYLAGKSTLKDWKRAIRLNGTMLRKIMDSGELDFYQHSKLCSNTCRSTKIDLVGTRASLSSQASTETAPTPSSTDVNGSTATFTTETSDDSTEWVTAIGEDTMTFWKGLKDAGLLEDIVEDLQKEIEEILKGLEERIQEPPLQVKDAVLLNNIVQNFGMLDLVKKVLASHKSEMDRCREQYTQSLAALERQCDEHRKRAKELKSKSQHLNNVLMNLTPVATPPAPKRPRLTRAVSGPASVMAPPAQPTQFTLPITQLTGIPLDKILSAVGGSAPNQAPFIGSYTVLTSPGGAELQPDSSNLTVLSSDVAGGSAIVKVLSPFQLVTLPTLGTGTTLQNLAAPAGGSTVVAVPVSTTTVETLGAQADETAEGNAEQQSKDKQ
- the gmeb2 gene encoding glucocorticoid modulatory element-binding protein 2 isoform X2, whose product is MASTSEENVHVEEVVVVTTPDSSAQSPTVEDMKNMLETADLQQPEVDNMEQSLESESSPALSLPKEAVLDKFSANMDMETDILYQITCGDSKADLVWKKFVCPGINVKCVQFNNHLISPKEFVYLAGKSTLKDWKRAIRLNGTMLRKIMDSGELDFYQHSKLCSNTCRSTKIDLVGTRASLSSQASTETAPTPSSTDVNGSTATFTTETSDDSTEWVTAIGEDTMTFWKGLKDAGLLEDIVEDLQKEIEEILKGLEERIQEPPLQVKDAVLLNNIVQNFGMLDLVKKVLASHKSEMDRCREQYTQSLAALERQCDEHRKRAKELKSKSQHLNNVLMNLTPVATPPAPKRPRLTRAVSGPASVMAPPAQPTQFTLPITQLTGIPLDKILSAVGGSAPNQAPFIGSYTVLTSPGGAELQPDSSNLTVLSSDVAGGSAIVKVLSPFQLVTLPTLGTGTTLQNLAAPAGGSTVVAVPVSTTTVETLGAQADETAEGNAEQQSKDKQ